One Mycolicibacterium sp. TUM20985 genomic window, CTTGACGAGCCGCTCGTGCAGTTCCTCGGACTCGGCGACGTCGCGGGTGCCGACGAGGATCGGCTGACCGGTCGCGTGGATGGTCTTGATGTGGTCGATGACGGCGTCGATCTTGGCCGCGGCAGTGATGTAGACACGGTCGGCGTCGTCCTCGCGGATGTTTGGCGTGTTCGGCGGGATCGGTGACACCCCGAGCTTGTAGAACTGTCGCAGCTGCTCGCCGGCGGCCAACGCCGTGCCGGTCATCCCGCACACCGTCGGGTAGCGATTGATCAGCGCCTGGACGGTGATGGTGTCGAGCACCTCACCGGTCTCGGTGGTCTCGATGCCCTCCTTGGCCTCGACCGCGGCCTGCAGCCCGTCGGGCCAGCGCTGCAGTTGGGCGATGCGCCCCCGGGACGCATTGATCAGCTGCACCCGGCTGTCGCGGACGATGTAGTGCACGTCGCGCTGCAGGAGGACGTGGGCGTGCAGGGCGACGTTGATCTCGGTCAGCGTGGTGCTGACGTTCTCCTCGGAGTAGATGTCGACGCCGCCGAGCGCCTTCTCCAGCTTGCGGGCGCCCGTGTCGGTGAGGTGCACGTTGCGGCGGTCGGCATCGGCTTCATAGTCCTTGCCGCTTACCAGCTCGCCGACCATCCGGATGATCTCCAGCCGCGGTTGCTCGCGGTGGGTGGTACCGGCCAGCACCAGCGGGACCAGCGCTTCGTCGACGAGCACGGAGTCGGCCTCGTCGATCAGTGCGACGTCGGGGTCGGGTGACACCAGGTCGCCGACGTCGGTCACCAGCTGATCGCGCAGGACGTCGAAGCCGATCTCGTTGACCGACGCGTAGGTGACGTCGCAGGCGTAGGCGGCGCGGCGCTCGTCGGCGGTGGACTCCGCGGTGATCCACCCGACCGTCAGGCCCATCGCCTCCAGCAGCGGGCCCATCCACTCGGCGTCGCGTCGCGCCAGGTAGTCGTTGACCGAGATGACGTGGACGCTACGGCCGGCGATCGCGTACCCCGCGGCGGCGATGGCGCCGGCCAGTGTCTTGCCCTCGCCGGTCGCCATCTCGACGACGTCGCCCGCCAGCATCCGAAGGGCGCCGAGGAGCTGAACGTCGAAGGGCCGCAACGTGGTTGCGCGTTCGGAGGCTTCGCGCGCGATGGCCAGGAACTGCGGGATGTCACTCGATTCGGCGAGCTCGTCGAGGTTGAGCAGTTTGGCGGCCTTGCG contains:
- the secA2 gene encoding accessory Sec system translocase SecA2, whose amino-acid sequence is MASKNKDRTSGRLSNRFWKLLGASTDKDQAQSMDSVRASAEYDDKAAGLDDEQLRKAAKLLNLDELAESSDIPQFLAIAREASERATTLRPFDVQLLGALRMLAGDVVEMATGEGKTLAGAIAAAGYAIAGRSVHVISVNDYLARRDAEWMGPLLEAMGLTVGWITAESTADERRAAYACDVTYASVNEIGFDVLRDQLVTDVGDLVSPDPDVALIDEADSVLVDEALVPLVLAGTTHREQPRLEIIRMVGELVSGKDYEADADRRNVHLTDTGARKLEKALGGVDIYSEENVSTTLTEINVALHAHVLLQRDVHYIVRDSRVQLINASRGRIAQLQRWPDGLQAAVEAKEGIETTETGEVLDTITVQALINRYPTVCGMTGTALAAGEQLRQFYKLGVSPIPPNTPNIREDDADRVYITAAAKIDAVIDHIKTIHATGQPILVGTRDVAESEELHERLVKAGVPAVVLNAKNDEEEARVIAEAGQLNTVTVSTQIAGRGTDIRLGGSDEAGHDEVAELGGLHVIGTGRHHTERLDNQLRGRAGRQGDPGSSVFFASWEDDVVLSHLDPEKLPTGTDLESGDGRILDPKAAQLLEHAQRIAEGRLLDVHANTWRYNQLVAQQRAILVERRNTLLRTATARQELEERSPERYEELAKEIDEERLEKVCRQIMLYHLDRGWADHQAYLSDIRESIHLRALGRQNPLDEFHRLAVDAFGSLAADAIEAAQQTFETANVVDDEQGLDLSKLARPTSTWTYMIHDNPLADDAMSGLSLPGVFR